A window of the Actinobacillus genomosp. 1 genome harbors these coding sequences:
- a CDS encoding pilus assembly FimT family protein, translating to MFFKAFTLIESLITLSILIISFYLISPVIFQLQDNIALNNEIENIQSFIYQIQAKARYQKQSYTLTASQNLQTNNWCLIAIQKQTGSSQEIVCDCLNLQQCRLTRHFLLYRNTHQHIVLKNKSLYPKSLINIDGTAGRLESKCLALSLNQASKILQFDQWGRIYVIPKDKRSRCKS from the coding sequence ATGTTTTTTAAAGCCTTTACGCTTATCGAAAGTTTAATCACGCTATCTATTCTCATCATTTCGTTTTATCTTATTTCACCGGTCATTTTTCAATTACAAGACAATATCGCCTTAAATAATGAAATTGAAAATATCCAATCTTTTATTTACCAAATTCAAGCTAAAGCCCGTTATCAAAAACAGAGTTATACGCTGACCGCTTCCCAAAACCTACAAACTAACAATTGGTGTTTGATTGCAATACAAAAACAAACCGGTTCAAGCCAAGAAATCGTTTGTGATTGTTTGAATTTGCAACAATGTCGTTTAACTCGGCATTTTCTGCTTTATCGCAATACACACCAACATATCGTACTTAAGAATAAAAGTTTATATCCGAAGTCGTTGATAAATATTGACGGAACGGCGGGGCGTTTAGAGTCGAAATGTTTGGCATTAAGCCTAAACCAAGCAAGTAAAATTTTACAATTTGACCAATGGGGACGAATTTATGTCATACCGAAAGACAAGCGTAGCCGTTGTAAATCTTAA
- a CDS encoding DUF2572 domain-containing protein translates to MRYYQFKATILFVGLISLSSILTLIFLSREKFISYEHHSIHDYQQYLTDKIALINHTTLSSEQQCQKVKHSEIHIALPYSVYQFYCEKLPFFIGQPPSKKTVIFERISDYLRLDETIPIMQVKALADLPPTSLAEPKIVILLQDIDEKLPRDFYGILITQHRFNLKNGAKMYGVLYTSQEENKNNRYITYRREVVKYFDEQYSAWHFLPYSRNLLNAK, encoded by the coding sequence ATGCGCTACTATCAATTTAAAGCGACGATTCTATTCGTCGGATTAATTTCTCTTTCAAGTATTTTGACGCTGATCTTTTTATCCAGAGAAAAGTTTATTAGTTACGAACATCATTCCATTCATGATTATCAGCAATATTTAACCGATAAAATTGCTTTGATTAACCATACTACGTTATCTTCGGAACAGCAGTGTCAGAAAGTAAAGCATAGTGAAATTCATATCGCATTACCGTATTCCGTTTATCAATTCTATTGCGAGAAATTACCTTTTTTTATCGGTCAACCGCCGAGTAAAAAAACAGTCATTTTTGAACGGATTTCCGATTATTTAAGGTTGGATGAAACTATACCTATTATGCAAGTAAAGGCGTTAGCCGACCTTCCACCGACTAGCCTAGCCGAACCGAAAATTGTGATTTTATTACAAGATATTGATGAGAAATTACCTCGGGATTTCTACGGTATTTTGATTACACAGCATCGTTTTAATTTAAAAAACGGCGCAAAAATGTATGGCGTACTTTATACCTCACAGGAGGAGAATAAAAATAACAGATACATTACGTATCGTCGCGAAGTGGTTAAGTATTTTGACGAACAATATTCGGCTTGGCATTTTTTGCCGTATTCAAGGAATTTATTAAATGCAAAATAA
- a CDS encoding DUF5374 domain-containing protein has protein sequence MQNKLYTAETLFSVLIGLALFMLIWFSFSDWQQRQIERINANYQRLQALQIIDNQITLKLAGKPCEKQVIQNGMTFRVECGTGKIQVNFPLGQAVIFE, from the coding sequence ATGCAAAATAAGTTATATACGGCGGAAACCTTATTCAGCGTATTAATCGGTTTGGCGTTATTTATGCTGATTTGGTTTAGTTTCTCCGATTGGCAGCAACGACAGATTGAACGTATTAATGCGAACTATCAACGTCTGCAAGCCTTACAGATTATAGACAATCAGATTACACTGAAATTAGCCGGCAAACCTTGTGAGAAGCAAGTAATACAAAATGGTATGACTTTTCGTGTCGAATGCGGGACGGGCAAAATTCAAGTTAATTTTCCGCTTGGGCAAGCGGTTATTTTTGAATGA